GTATAAACCAGCTTCACCGGTCTTTGCACTGCAAGGGCCGCCACACCCAGGATGCCTCCCACGGAAACATCGAGCTTACCGCCGAAGGCGCCCCCTGTCACCGTCTGGATCATGCGCACCTGCTCCGGCGCCATTCCGACTGCTCCTGCGATGGTATTGCGGTGGGCGTGAATATTCTGGCTCCCCGACATGATCACGAGCTGGCCGTTCTCGTGAATATAGGCGATGCCCGAATCGGTCTCCAGGTACCCGTGCTCTATGGTCTGGGTGGAATAATAACCCTCTGCGATGACGTCGGCCTCAGCGAACCCCTGGTCCGCATCCTTAAAATGAATGGGCTGTTCAAAGAAGACGTTGGGTTTGCCGTCGTGAACCTTGGGGGCCCCTTCCGCGAGGGCTTCCCCGGGGGTTATCGCCGCAGCCAGCTCTTCGTATACCACACTGACCATTTGCGCGGCCGTACGGGCGGCGCTTTCCGAGATCGCGACCACCGCCGCAACCGGATCGCCTTTCATACGGACCTTATCCTTGCAGAGCACCGGCTGGTCGTCCCCCGCCATTTTCAAAATGTTTGTCCCTTTCACGTCCTCGGCGGTAAGTATTGCGAGTACCCCGGGAACCGCCATTGCATCCGTTTTATTTATGGAGAGAATTCGTGCATGGTGGTGGGGGCTTCTCACCATCTTCACGTGGGCCACGTTATCAACCGGGATATCGTCGACGAATAGCGTGGTTCCCGTGGCTTTTTCCAGGGCATCACGCCTGGGGACCGGCGCCCCGAGTATTGTTTCTGTTTTAGGTGCTTCAAGGGAGGGAATCTCACCGCGAAGAAAGGCGCCTGCCTTCTCGATGGCGTCAATAATCCTCGTATAGCCCGTGCACCTGCAGAGGTGGGGCTGAATCGCGGATGTAATCTCTTCCCTCGAAGGGTTCGGTTTCTTGTCGAGGAGCGCTTTTGCGCGAATAATCATTCCCGGCGTGCAGAACCCGCACTGGACCGCCCCGTTGGCGGCAAAGGTCATCTGGAGAGGGTGGGGGTCTGCCATGGTGCCGATGCCCTCGATAGTGATAACCTTTTTGTTTCGTGCTTTTTCGATGGGATAATGGCACGCCATCGTCACCTCGCCGTCCACGAGCACCGCGCAGGTGCCGCAGTGGCCCGCGGCGCAACCCTCCTTTGTTCCCGTGAGATGAAAATCCTCGCGGAGCACCTTGAGGAGCGTTTTCTTCGGCTCGCCTATTATCTTTCTCGTAATGCCGTTAAGGCTAAAAGATATCTCTTCCACAGGGGCACCTCCTTTGTGCGTGTGACGCCTTTTTTACTTGAAAATATTGACCATGAGGTCGATAAGATAATCCCTCTCATTACCTTTGTCGGTTTTCAGGTAACGGGCCGGCCGGGCCTGGAGCCAGAAGATATTCCTGTCCGGCTCTTCGGACTTATCTATGACCCATTCCATATCCTGAGGCTCACCGAAATGTTCTTCCACCCCTGCGGCCACCCGGGCAAGTTCCAGTACTTCGCAGTCCTTGAGGCACGGTTCCTCTTTGGCGTTTTCGGCGGTGTCGCAATAGATCGTGCCTTTGGGGCCTGTTTTGATCATCCCTGCCTTGCGGGCAATCTTCCTTTCAGTGATCTCCATGGTATTCTTATCTATCGTAAAGGAATCAGGCGTAATTTCCCCGCTGACCACACTCTCGCCAAACCCCCAATTGCCCTCGATGACGATTTTGGATATGTCGCCGGTAGTAGGCGCGACGGTGAGAATCACGCCTGCGGCTTTCGCATCGACGAGGGACATGATTGCCACGCCTATGGGCGCCCATTCTATCGGCAAACCCTTATCGCGCCTGAAGGTGATTGCCCTGGCCGTATAGGCGCTGCCCCAGACCTTCTTTATGTGCGAGATCACCTCGGCATCGCCCGATACATTGAGGTAGGTTTCCATCTGACCGGGCATACTGACGGCCCCGCTTGACCGGACTGCGACGGCTTGATTTTCCGAGCCGGTGAGCCGGCAGAGCTCATGGTAATGGGTGAGGATCTCTTCCTCCATGGCAGGGGGCATTGCCTGTGACTCGATAAGCTCCCGCGCTTTGCAGCTCACGGTAATCCGACCGTCCACACGATCGAGTGCGCCTTTCGCTCTGGACAGACACTCACGGACCTCGTCCGCCGCACGGGTAAGGTTCATGAACTGTTCAAAACCCTTTACCGACACGGCGAACCCGGGCGGCACCCTGAGACCGAGGGCGGTCAGCTCTCCGAGGTTCGCGCACTTCTTGCCGACCTTCTCCTTGTCCTGTGACCGGAGCTCCCGGAACCAGTATATCCACTGTTCCATTCCGTCCTCTCTTCCCAGGCTGCGGCGGAAGCCATATTTACCTGTAAAACAGCTCCCTCACATCGCTTATATTCAGCTCGAGCATAGTGGTACTGGCGAGGAGTCGGACCAGATTCTTTTTCACCGCCTCGATCTCACCCCCCAAATCCAAAAGCTCCTCCGCAGTTTTTCTGATAAGCCCGATCTTCTCATCCATGGCCACAATGTCATATTGTTCGAGCATGCTATACCTCCTTAAGCGCTGCAATTAATGGGGCTCACGTCGCCCCCTCCACGGGCAAAACCCGTGGAGCCTCCCCCTCGCGCTCGCTGTGCGAGCTACGTCACGCGGGACGGACCAGGGGGAGCGTCCACGTATAGTCCCGCCTGAGACCTTTTACGGACCCGCTGACTTTTTCCCGCGTCTCAGCCAACTCCACCGCACCATAACGTCCTTGTGCCTCTACTAACGACCGTATACTAACGACTATCGACTGTCTTTCGCGCCTTTGTCGTTACTAACGACTATATACTAGAGACTATCGACTGTTTCTAATGTTTTCTCATATCCTTAAACCGTTTCGCCTTTACCTCGTACCTCGGCAGGGTTCCGTAGGGGTGGACCTCTATTTTGTAGCCGAGGTTGGTTTTTACCCTGAGCTCGTCTTTGAGCTGGGCGAGGACTGCTTCTTTTTCTTCTTCGAATTCGGGTTTCAGCTCTATCTTGAGCATGATATCGTCGATGTCGCCTTTCTTGGTTACCACTACTTCGTACTCATCGCTCAGCTCGGCAAAGCTTCGCACCACTTCTTCGATTGCGGTGGGGGCGAGAAGCACTCCTTTGACTTTTGTGATGTCGTCCGACCTGCCGACCACCCCTCCGTCGATGATACGGAAGGTCCTCCCGCAGCTGCAGGTATAGTCGGCCCAGCGGATTACGTCTTTTGAATCGAAGCGGATGCACGGCTTGGCCATCCTGTCGAAGGCGGTGATGATCATTTTACCGTTCTTTCCCGGCTCTTCGATTATCTCACCTGTGTCCACATCCTCGATCTCCACAAGGAAGAATGCCTCATTCACATGCAGTCCCCTGGGCTCGTGAGTGCACATGTAGCTCCAGGCGCCGATCTCTGTTGCCCCTATATGATCGTAGACCCGGGCTCCCCAGGCTTCTTCGATGCGCTGCTTGGTCGTCGGGATGGAAGCGCCCGGTTCTCCGGCGCAGGTGATCCTTTTGATCCCTATGCTCCTGGGATCTATGCCTATCTTTCGTGCCGTATCCGCCATACCGAGGACATAGGTAGGGGTTGCCATGAAGGCGGTGCATTGAAGCTCCTTCATCTTCATGACCCGCGCCTCCGTATCGAGCACGCCCCCGGGGACTACCTCGCATCCCACTTTTTCCGCCGCATAATGGCCTGCCCAGAAGGCTACGAAGATATTGTAGCCGAAGGGTATAAAGACGCGGTCCGTGTCCCTGTATCCCTGGGCGTGAAGGATGTAGGCCCAGCATTCGGCCCACCATTCCCAATCCTGCCAGGTATCCGCCTGATAGACCGGTGTGCCCGTGGTTCCGCTGGTCTGACGGAATTCCGTGACCATCGAAAGGGGCACGGCGAGCATGTCCCCATAGGGAAAAGGAGGCCTGCTCTGGACGTCCCGGAGCATGCCTTTGTCAATTTTCGGGACCTTACGTATGTCGGAGAGGGTCTTTATATCCCCCGGCTCGATGCCCGCTTCTTTATATATTTTCGAGTAAAAGGGCGAATTATGGTAAGCCCATTC
The Syntrophorhabdaceae bacterium DNA segment above includes these coding regions:
- a CDS encoding PEP/pyruvate-binding domain-containing protein, whose protein sequence is MEQWIYWFRELRSQDKEKVGKKCANLGELTALGLRVPPGFAVSVKGFEQFMNLTRAADEVRECLSRAKGALDRVDGRITVSCKARELIESQAMPPAMEEEILTHYHELCRLTGSENQAVAVRSSGAVSMPGQMETYLNVSGDAEVISHIKKVWGSAYTARAITFRRDKGLPIEWAPIGVAIMSLVDAKAAGVILTVAPTTGDISKIVIEGNWGFGESVVSGEITPDSFTIDKNTMEITERKIARKAGMIKTGPKGTIYCDTAENAKEEPCLKDCEVLELARVAAGVEEHFGEPQDMEWVIDKSEEPDRNIFWLQARPARYLKTDKGNERDYLIDLMVNIFK
- a CDS encoding AMP-binding protein, translated to MIADRSLYWNPILETMPQEKLRQLQVKKFQRIFEWAYHNSPFYSKIYKEAGIEPGDIKTLSDIRKVPKIDKGMLRDVQSRPPFPYGDMLAVPLSMVTEFRQTSGTTGTPVYQADTWQDWEWWAECWAYILHAQGYRDTDRVFIPFGYNIFVAFWAGHYAAEKVGCEVVPGGVLDTEARVMKMKELQCTAFMATPTYVLGMADTARKIGIDPRSIGIKRITCAGEPGASIPTTKQRIEEAWGARVYDHIGATEIGAWSYMCTHEPRGLHVNEAFFLVEIEDVDTGEIIEEPGKNGKMIITAFDRMAKPCIRFDSKDVIRWADYTCSCGRTFRIIDGGVVGRSDDITKVKGVLLAPTAIEEVVRSFAELSDEYEVVVTKKGDIDDIMLKIELKPEFEEEKEAVLAQLKDELRVKTNLGYKIEVHPYGTLPRYEVKAKRFKDMRKH